One region of Vicinamibacterales bacterium genomic DNA includes:
- the scpB gene encoding SMC-Scp complex subunit ScpB, which yields MSDHLKPIIEALIFASPEPITPKTLYKMLDGEPKEDVDAALAAVRADYDRPGGLQIVEVAGGYQLTTKPELHEWVRKLFHERTTSKLSVQSLETLAVIAYKQPVTAPEIAEIRGVTSSSGVLQTLIERKLVKTVGRKQVVGRPFMYGTTREFLERFGLNELADLPKVDELADALGFDLPGGLAEPTITTSPLPFDDTPPSEPSVADDPAADAEQGTERIH from the coding sequence GTGTCCGATCATCTGAAACCCATCATCGAAGCGCTGATCTTCGCGTCCCCCGAGCCGATCACGCCGAAGACGCTCTACAAGATGCTCGACGGCGAGCCGAAGGAGGACGTCGATGCCGCGCTGGCGGCGGTGCGCGCCGATTACGACCGTCCCGGCGGACTGCAGATCGTCGAGGTCGCCGGCGGCTATCAGCTGACGACGAAGCCGGAACTGCACGAATGGGTGCGCAAGCTCTTTCACGAACGCACGACGTCGAAGCTGTCGGTACAGTCGCTCGAGACGCTGGCAGTGATTGCCTACAAGCAGCCGGTGACGGCCCCCGAGATCGCCGAGATCCGCGGCGTCACCAGCAGTTCCGGCGTCCTGCAGACGCTCATCGAACGCAAGTTGGTCAAGACGGTCGGCCGCAAACAGGTGGTGGGCCGGCCGTTCATGTACGGCACGACGCGCGAGTTCCTCGAACGGTTCGGCCTGAACGAGCTGGCCGACCTGCCGAAGGTCGACGAGTTGGCGGACGCGCTCGGCTTCGACCTTCCCGGCGGCCTCGCCGAGCCGACGATCACGACGTCGCCGCTGCCCTTCGACGACACGCCGCCATCGGAGCCGTCCGTCGCCGACGATCCGGCGGCCGACGCCGAACAGGGGACCGAGCGGATTCACTGA
- a CDS encoding ABC transporter permease — translation MDSLVQDLRFAVRRLRAAPGFTLAVVATLAIGIGGAAATFSVVDAVALRPLPFPDAARLVRLRELTPQGDPFQFSDPDYLDFAGRLRTLSAVAAMRPLQMTMTGAGDAMRVDAAAVTPSLFPLLDIQPVCGRVLTVDDERDAKGSPVALISHALWRQRLGGDARAIGRVVMLDGRAVTIVGVLPETAVLPTADLWLPLAASTRADRSDKWLDVIGRLAPGVGIDASSAEAAATAAALGREHPELQRWSARAEPLQDWLIGPGLRRMAWILLGSVAVLLALACVNIAGLLMTRVSSRRSEMGIRAALGAARSRLVRQLATESLLLGLTGGAAGLLTASWALDAVSVLLREVLPLGRVAAVDGRVIAAAGALMLVSTIAFGLLPAWHAARADAQTALRGESRSATARAGVWSGALVSVQVMMATVLLIAASLLAGSFARLSRVDAGFEAARVLTGPVLLPAGRYPEDARPAFFAEAISRLTALPGVESAAATATNPFRQWGFANGVTPVDRAADAPASGLVHAGWRSVTPGFFATLQVPIVAGRSFTDADRQGAPRVAVVSQSLAARLWPGARAVGQRFYWGGVDGHPRTVVGVVGDIRDVQLDAPVTPTVYLPYAQVPLEAMTLLVRAHGDLAAVSDAVRRQIGALDPSLPPPDVRPLAANRAAAISAPRLRTVLLAVFGGVALLLACVGLYGVVAYAVVERSREIAIRVALGARPAQVMTLFFRRGARLTAIGVAAGLALAWAAADVLKALLFQTDPRDPWIFVLAAGALGAVALAATYLPARRAARLDPLVALNRS, via the coding sequence ATGGATTCGCTCGTGCAGGATCTCCGGTTCGCGGTCCGCCGCCTGCGTGCGGCGCCGGGTTTCACGCTCGCCGTCGTGGCGACGCTGGCGATCGGGATCGGCGGCGCCGCCGCAACCTTCAGCGTCGTCGACGCCGTCGCGCTGCGGCCGCTGCCGTTCCCCGACGCCGCGCGCCTGGTGCGGCTGCGCGAACTGACGCCGCAGGGCGATCCCTTTCAGTTCTCCGATCCCGACTATCTCGATTTCGCCGGGCGCCTGCGCACGCTGTCCGCGGTGGCGGCGATGCGTCCGCTGCAGATGACGATGACCGGCGCGGGGGATGCGATGCGCGTCGATGCCGCGGCGGTGACGCCGTCGCTCTTTCCGCTGCTCGACATTCAGCCGGTGTGCGGCCGCGTGCTCACCGTCGATGACGAGCGCGATGCGAAGGGAAGTCCGGTGGCGCTGATCAGCCATGCGCTGTGGCGGCAGCGGCTGGGCGGCGACGCCCGCGCCATCGGCCGCGTCGTCATGCTCGACGGCCGCGCCGTGACCATCGTCGGCGTGCTGCCGGAGACGGCAGTCCTGCCGACGGCCGATTTGTGGCTGCCGCTCGCGGCATCGACGCGTGCCGATCGCAGCGACAAGTGGCTCGACGTCATCGGCCGCCTCGCTCCTGGCGTCGGGATCGATGCGTCGAGCGCGGAGGCGGCGGCGACCGCGGCGGCGCTGGGCCGCGAGCATCCGGAGTTGCAGCGATGGTCGGCCCGCGCCGAGCCGTTGCAGGACTGGCTGATCGGCCCCGGCCTGCGCCGCATGGCGTGGATTCTGCTGGGCTCCGTCGCGGTGCTGCTCGCGCTGGCTTGCGTCAACATCGCGGGCCTGCTGATGACACGCGTCTCGAGCCGGCGCAGCGAGATGGGCATCCGCGCGGCGCTCGGCGCCGCACGCAGCCGGCTCGTGCGCCAGCTGGCGACCGAGAGTCTGCTGCTCGGCCTCACCGGCGGCGCGGCCGGATTGCTCACGGCATCGTGGGCGCTCGACGCGGTGTCGGTACTCCTGCGCGAGGTGCTGCCGCTCGGCCGCGTCGCCGCCGTTGACGGTCGCGTCATCGCGGCGGCGGGTGCGCTGATGCTCGTCTCGACGATTGCGTTCGGACTGCTGCCGGCCTGGCATGCCGCGCGTGCCGACGCGCAGACCGCCCTGCGCGGCGAGAGCCGCTCCGCGACCGCTCGCGCCGGCGTCTGGTCGGGCGCGCTCGTCTCGGTGCAGGTGATGATGGCCACGGTGCTGCTCATTGCGGCGAGTCTGCTCGCCGGCAGTTTTGCGCGTCTCAGCCGGGTCGATGCCGGCTTCGAGGCGGCGCGGGTGCTGACGGGCCCTGTGTTGCTGCCGGCAGGCCGCTATCCCGAGGACGCGCGTCCGGCGTTCTTTGCTGAGGCGATCTCGCGGCTGACGGCGCTGCCCGGCGTGGAATCGGCGGCGGCGACGGCCACCAATCCGTTCCGGCAATGGGGCTTCGCCAACGGCGTCACGCCCGTCGATCGCGCCGCCGACGCGCCGGCCAGCGGACTCGTGCACGCCGGCTGGCGCAGCGTGACGCCGGGATTTTTTGCGACGCTGCAGGTGCCGATCGTCGCCGGACGTTCGTTCACCGACGCCGACCGGCAAGGCGCGCCGCGTGTCGCGGTCGTCTCGCAGAGTCTGGCGGCGCGGCTGTGGCCGGGAGCGCGCGCGGTCGGCCAGCGCTTCTACTGGGGCGGCGTCGACGGCCATCCCCGCACGGTGGTCGGAGTGGTCGGCGACATCCGCGACGTGCAGCTCGACGCGCCGGTCACGCCGACGGTCTACTTACCCTACGCGCAGGTGCCGCTCGAGGCCATGACGCTGCTGGTTCGCGCGCACGGCGACCTCGCGGCGGTCTCCGACGCGGTGCGCCGCCAGATTGGCGCGCTCGATCCGTCGCTGCCGCCGCCGGACGTGCGCCCGCTCGCCGCCAACCGCGCGGCGGCCATATCCGCCCCACGGCTCCGCACCGTGCTGCTCGCCGTGTTCGGTGGCGTCGCGCTGCTGCTCGCGTGCGTTGGGCTCTACGGTGTTGTCGCGTACGCCGTGGTCGAGCGTTCGCGCGAAATCGCCATCCGCGTCGCGTTGGGAGCGCGGCCGGCCCAGGTGATGACCTTGTTCTTTCGACGCGGCGCGCGTCTGACCGCGATCGGCGTCGCCGCCGGACTGGCGTTGGCGTGGGCGGCCGCCGACGTGCTCAAGGCGCTCCTGTTTCAGACCGATCCGCGCGATCCATGGATCTTCGTGCTGGCCGCCGGCGCACTCGGTGCGGTTGCGCTCGCCGCCACGTATCTGCCGGCTCGCCGCGCCGCGCGGCTGGATCCCCTCGTCGCACTCAATCGATCGTAA
- the trpS gene encoding tryptophan--tRNA ligase encodes MKARVVSGMRPTGQLHLGHLVGALSNWVPLQAQYDCFYFVADWHALTSEYESTGKLVPYAYEMVADWIAAGLDPDKSTFFLQSLVPEHAELFLLLSMVVPVPWLERVPTYKEQQDALKDKDLSTLGFLSYPLLQTADVAMYDARFVPVGDDQVAHLELAREAVRRFNNIFGAGTLVEPQPLLTRMSRLPGLDGDKKMSKSLGNTIQLSDDADTVTRRVRSMYTDPKRVRADIPGTVEGNPVFTYHDSFNPDAGEVEDLKARYRAGKVGDVEVKMKLARALNAHLDPIRERRAAVLAKPGHVKEILHAGSAKARAVACETMDRVRDAVKLTYR; translated from the coding sequence TTGAAAGCGCGCGTTGTGTCCGGCATGCGCCCGACCGGCCAGCTCCACCTCGGCCACCTCGTCGGCGCGCTCAGCAACTGGGTACCGCTCCAGGCCCAGTACGACTGCTTCTATTTCGTCGCCGACTGGCACGCGCTGACCAGCGAGTACGAGAGCACCGGCAAGCTCGTTCCCTACGCCTACGAGATGGTCGCCGACTGGATCGCGGCAGGCCTCGACCCCGACAAGAGCACGTTCTTCCTGCAGTCGCTGGTCCCCGAGCACGCCGAACTGTTCCTGCTGCTGTCGATGGTCGTCCCGGTGCCATGGCTCGAGCGGGTGCCGACCTACAAGGAGCAGCAGGACGCCCTCAAGGACAAGGACCTGTCGACCCTCGGTTTTCTCAGCTACCCGCTGCTGCAGACGGCCGACGTCGCGATGTACGACGCGCGCTTCGTGCCGGTCGGCGACGACCAGGTGGCCCATCTCGAGCTGGCGCGCGAAGCCGTCCGCCGTTTCAACAACATCTTCGGCGCCGGGACGCTCGTCGAGCCGCAGCCGCTGCTGACGCGGATGTCGCGCCTGCCGGGACTGGACGGCGACAAGAAGATGAGCAAGAGCCTCGGCAACACGATTCAGCTCTCCGACGACGCCGACACGGTGACCAGACGCGTCCGATCGATGTACACCGATCCGAAACGGGTGCGGGCCGACATTCCCGGCACCGTCGAAGGCAATCCGGTGTTCACCTATCACGACTCGTTCAACCCCGATGCCGGCGAGGTCGAGGATCTCAAGGCGCGCTACCGGGCCGGCAAAGTTGGCGACGTCGAAGTGAAGATGAAGCTGGCCAGGGCACTCAACGCCCATCTCGACCCGATCCGCGAGCGGCGCGCCGCCGTTCTCGCAAAACCCGGCCATGTCAAGGAAATCCTGCACGCGGGATCGGCCAAGGCGCGCGCGGTCGCCTGTGAGACGATGGACCGCGTTCGAGACGCTGTCAAACTGACGTATCGGTAG
- the cmk gene encoding (d)CMP kinase produces MVSKRLIVAIDGPSGAGKGTVARAVAERLGYRHVDTGAMYRAVAWKAIHDRLDLQDEPAVAALAERATFALEDGRIGIDGHDVAAAIRTPGIDSAAAAVARHPAVRRVLVARQRASAEAGGVVMEGRDIGTVVFPDADVKIYLDASPDERARRRAADPAHASSKGAPLSDVATALAERDKSDATRAASPLSVASNAVVIDTTGVPLGEVIESVLRLVVTVADRR; encoded by the coding sequence GTGGTGTCAAAGCGGTTGATCGTAGCGATCGACGGCCCGTCGGGCGCTGGCAAGGGCACGGTGGCGCGCGCCGTCGCCGAACGGCTCGGCTATCGTCACGTCGATACCGGCGCGATGTATCGCGCCGTGGCGTGGAAGGCGATCCACGATCGCCTCGACCTGCAGGACGAGCCGGCGGTGGCGGCGCTGGCCGAGCGCGCGACATTCGCCCTCGAAGATGGCCGGATCGGCATCGACGGCCACGACGTGGCCGCGGCGATTCGCACCCCCGGCATCGACAGCGCCGCGGCCGCGGTGGCCCGCCATCCCGCGGTGCGGCGGGTGCTCGTCGCGCGACAGCGCGCGTCGGCCGAGGCGGGCGGTGTGGTGATGGAAGGCCGCGACATCGGCACCGTCGTGTTCCCCGACGCCGACGTCAAGATTTATCTCGACGCGTCACCCGACGAGCGTGCGCGCCGCCGCGCCGCCGATCCCGCGCACGCGAGCTCGAAGGGGGCGCCCCTCTCGGATGTCGCGACGGCGCTGGCCGAGCGAGACAAGTCGGATGCCACGCGCGCTGCCTCGCCGCTGTCCGTCGCGTCCAACGCCGTGGTCATCGACACGACCGGCGTGCCGCTGGGCGAGGTGATCGAGAGCGTGCTGCGGCTGGTGGTGACGGTGGCCGACCGCCGTTAG
- a CDS encoding segregation/condensation protein A — protein sequence MEHEFESILDAYPVRLQNFEGPLDLLLHLIKKNEVSIYDIPIALITRQYIAYIDVMQELNLDVAGEFLVMAATLIHVKSRMLLPRPDPSQEDPEEDPREALMRRLLEHQKFKAAAELLHERETLRSAQWTRPDGPISEIAGEPPEPEIEVDLFSLISAFRAVVERSKARPKVYLPMEQIAIEDRIEQLLSRLSETEACGFEDLFEDVQTRAGLVVTFLALLEMIRLKLIRVFQSGVVGPIRVYKRARPADAPRPLHDPEQVHAEHAAQHEKKE from the coding sequence ATGGAACACGAGTTCGAATCGATCCTGGACGCCTATCCTGTCCGGCTACAGAACTTCGAGGGTCCGCTCGATCTGCTGCTGCACCTCATCAAGAAGAACGAGGTCAGCATCTACGACATCCCGATCGCGCTCATCACCCGGCAGTACATCGCCTACATCGACGTGATGCAGGAGCTGAATCTCGACGTGGCGGGGGAGTTCCTCGTCATGGCCGCCACCCTGATCCACGTCAAGTCGCGAATGCTGCTGCCGCGTCCGGATCCGTCGCAGGAAGACCCCGAGGAGGACCCGCGCGAAGCGTTGATGCGCCGCCTGCTCGAGCACCAGAAGTTCAAGGCGGCGGCCGAGCTGCTGCACGAGCGCGAGACGTTGCGCAGCGCGCAGTGGACGCGTCCCGACGGCCCGATTTCCGAGATCGCCGGCGAGCCGCCGGAGCCGGAGATCGAAGTCGATCTGTTCAGTCTGATCAGCGCGTTCCGCGCTGTCGTCGAGCGCTCGAAAGCGCGCCCGAAGGTCTATCTGCCGATGGAGCAGATCGCGATCGAGGATCGGATCGAGCAGCTCCTCTCGCGGCTGTCGGAGACCGAGGCGTGCGGATTCGAGGACCTCTTCGAGGACGTGCAGACGCGCGCCGGCTTGGTCGTGACGTTCCTGGCGCTGCTGGAGATGATCCGGCTGAAGTTGATTCGCGTGTTCCAGAGCGGCGTCGTCGGTCCCATTCGCGTCTACAAACGGGCCCGCCCGGCCGACGCGCCGCGCCCGCTGCACGATCCCGAGCAGGTGCACGCCGAGCATGCCGCGCAACATGAGAAGAAGGAGTAG
- a CDS encoding pseudouridine synthase, with the protein MSKKQVEGASDTTGERLQKILSQAGVASRRLSEELITQGRVQVNGVTVTALGTKADAGVDEIKVDGRRIRAQARKRYILLHKPRGYITTRSDPEGRRTVLDLLRGVREYIYPVGRLDYDSEGLLLLTNDGDLAARLTHPRHEVDKVYEARVRGVPDEHVLERLAKGVTIEGKRTAPAKVRVLDPPSRRQAEDGQTRIELAIHEGRQRQVRQMFDAIGHPVVRLRRVRIGPIEDPDMPPGHWRELTPQEVARLQRAAGVKTTTARTADQPRPRRSSKPRRTDRPR; encoded by the coding sequence ATGAGTAAGAAGCAGGTAGAAGGGGCGAGCGACACCACCGGAGAACGCCTGCAGAAGATCCTCTCGCAGGCGGGGGTGGCGTCACGCCGACTGTCGGAAGAGCTGATCACGCAGGGGCGCGTGCAGGTGAATGGCGTGACCGTCACAGCGCTCGGCACGAAGGCGGACGCCGGCGTCGACGAGATCAAGGTCGACGGCCGCCGGATTCGCGCGCAGGCGCGGAAGCGCTACATCCTGCTGCACAAACCGCGCGGCTACATCACGACGCGGAGCGATCCGGAGGGACGCCGGACGGTGCTCGACCTCCTGCGCGGGGTGCGCGAGTACATCTACCCGGTCGGCCGCCTCGACTACGACTCGGAAGGGCTGCTGCTGCTGACCAATGACGGCGACCTGGCCGCCAGGCTGACGCATCCGCGTCACGAAGTGGACAAGGTCTACGAGGCTCGCGTCCGAGGCGTCCCCGACGAACACGTCCTGGAGCGGCTCGCCAAAGGCGTGACCATCGAGGGAAAGCGTACCGCTCCGGCGAAGGTGCGGGTCCTCGATCCGCCCTCCAGGCGTCAAGCGGAGGACGGGCAGACCCGCATCGAGCTCGCCATCCACGAAGGGCGGCAGCGCCAGGTCCGCCAGATGTTCGACGCCATCGGCCACCCAGTCGTTCGCCTGAGACGCGTGCGGATCGGACCGATCGAAGATCCCGACATGCCGCCCGGCCATTGGCGCGAATTGACGCCGCAGGAAGTCGCGCGGCTCCAGCGTGCAGCCGGTGTGAAGACGACCACGGCGCGGACGGCGGATCAGCCTAGGCCCCGACGATCGTCGAAGCCCCGACGCACAGACCGACCGCGATAG
- a CDS encoding DUF6335 family protein, which yields MPTRRSTGTPAGAGDSRRTPSLDRERKRLREVEESVPTPPSSLNPDRVHPSAARSGRSALQQAKRNRNETSPALTGGDVDADWEDAYAVGDEAPGGDNPTPDQDRVDDIGRAMGIEYADNEELKASDKITERDRHRWELDPASAEDYPDHEED from the coding sequence ATGCCGACCCGGCGGTCGACCGGCACACCCGCCGGCGCCGGCGATTCGCGCCGCACGCCGTCGCTCGACCGCGAGCGTAAGCGCCTGCGCGAGGTCGAGGAATCGGTCCCCACCCCGCCGTCGTCGCTCAATCCGGACCGCGTCCACCCGTCGGCGGCGCGCAGCGGGCGCTCGGCGCTGCAGCAGGCGAAGCGCAACCGCAACGAGACGAGTCCGGCGCTGACCGGCGGCGACGTGGACGCCGACTGGGAAGATGCCTACGCCGTCGGCGACGAAGCCCCGGGCGGCGACAACCCGACGCCCGACCAGGATCGTGTCGATGACATCGGCCGCGCGATGGGAATCGAGTACGCCGACAACGAAGAGCTGAAGGCCTCCGACAAGATCACCGAACGCGATCGGCATCGGTGGGAACTGGACCCGGCGTCGGCGGAAGACTACCCGGACCACGAGGAAGACTGA